A genomic window from Quercus lobata isolate SW786 chromosome 10, ValleyOak3.0 Primary Assembly, whole genome shotgun sequence includes:
- the LOC115963538 gene encoding probable inactive leucine-rich repeat receptor-like protein kinase At3g03770 isoform X1 yields the protein MGWCCLFLLFCFTWSFFVLGTYPLQSSQTQVLQQLRKHLEYPNQLEIWNNRSIDFCYLSSFPQVNITCQDNFVTELRIVGDKTAKVSDFHGFAIPKQTLSENFSLDSFVATLARLTNLRVLSLVSLGIWGPLPDKIHRLSSLEYLDLSSNFLFGSVPPKISTMVKLQTLKLDDNFFNDTVPNWFDSLSNLTILSLRNNQLKGQFPSSILSITTLTDLIMSSNGMSGKLPHLSSLTSLHVLDLSANKLDSVLPKMPKGVVMVILSNNSFFGEIPPQYGQLSQLQHLDLSFNVLRGKPPHAVFSLPTINFLDIASNMLSGSLPDHLSCGSKLEFIDISNNKLMGGLPSCFSTNSDKRIVEVDGNCLSFNTRHQHVESYCMEVYMKKQSKGKNIGILAGLIIGVFILMMLLAYGFLILWRIYCPRGISEQHLLHKTVQDSSAAGFSSELLASARFLSEAAKFGTSSLPVCRSYTFEELKEATNNFDNSAFMGEGSYGKLYKGRLENGALVAIRCMPLSKKYSIRNLKLRLDLLAKLRHPHLVCLLGHCVDVGGRDDFSTNKIFLISEYLPSGSFCTHLAENSHGKVFNWSERLAILISIAKAVHFLHTGIIPGFFHNRLKTNNILLNEHGMAKLSDYGLSIISEETDKCGAKVEGYKSWQMKNLEDDVCCFGFILLEALVGPSVCARRDALLLNEIASINSLDGQKRIIDPIVQATCSQESLSIVLSIMSKCISLESCSRPSIEDVLWNLQYAAQIQVTVSGDHRFDTASPQ from the exons ATGGGGTGGTGTTGCTTGTTTTTGCTTTTCTGTTTTACATGGAGTTTCTTTGTTCTTGGTACTTATCCATTACAGTCTTCTCAAACCCAAGTACTTCAGCAGCTTAGAAAGCACTTGGAGTACCCAAATCAATTGGAGATTTGGAATAATCGTAGCATAGatttttgctatttatcttCATTTCCACAAGTAAATATCACATGCCAAGACAACTTTGTCACAGAACTCAGAATTGTAGGTGACAAGACTGCCAAAGTTAGTGACTTTCATGGGTTTGCAATTCCAAAACAAACTTTATCAGAAAACTTCTCTTTGGATTCTTTTGTGGCCACCCTGGCAAGGCTAACCAATTTGAGAGTTCTTAGTTTGGTATCTTTGGGCATTTGGGGTCCACTTCCAGACAAAATTCATAGACTTTCTTCACttgaatatctggatttgagttcaaattttctttttggttcaGTTCCTCCTAAGATATCTACAATGGTGAAGCTTCAAACTCTTAAACTAGATGACAACTTTTTTAATGATACTGTCCCCAATTGGTTTGATTCATTGTCCAATCTGACAATTCTAAGCTTGAGGAACAACCAGTTGAAAGGTCAATTTCCATCTTCAATTCTAAGTATCACCACTCTCACTGATCTTATTATGTCTAGCAATGGCATGTCTGGGAAATTACCACATCTTAGTAGCTTAACTAGCTTACATGTGTTGGATTTGAGTGCCAACAAGTTAGATTCTGTGCTACCAAAAATGCCTAAAGGAGTGGTCATGGTTATCCTTAGCAACAACTCCTTCTTTGGTGAGATTCCTCCGCAATATGGCCAATTAAGTCAGCTTCAACACCTTGACTTGTCATTCAATGTACTTAGAGGCAAACCTCCTCATGCAGTTTTCTCTTTGCCTACTATCAATTTCTTGGATATAGCATCAAACATGTTAAGTGGGTCACTTCCGGACCATCTAAGCTGTGGAAGCAAACTTGAGTTCATTGATATATCTAATAATAAGTTAATGGGGGGATTGCCTTCTTGTTTTAGCACTAATTCAGACAAGAGAATTGTTGAGGTTGATGGGAATTGCTTATCCTTTAATACAAGGCATCAGCATGTTGAATCATACTGTATGGAAGTCTACATGAAGAAACAATCCAAAGGCAAAAATATAGGAATTTTAGCGGGCTTAATTATAGGAGTCTTCATACTTATGATGCTTCTGGCTTATGGATTTCTCATTTTGTGGAGAATATATTGCCCTAGAGGGATATCAGAACAACATTTATTGCATAAAACAGTGCAAGATAGCTCTGCAGCTGGGTTCTCCTCTGAGCTTCTAGCAAGTGCAA gATTTCTTTCTGAAGCTGCAAAGTTCGGCACGTCAAGTCTTCCAGTGTGTCGGTCTTATACTTTCGAAGAGTTAAAAGAAGCTACAAACAACTTTGATAATTCTGCCTTTATGGGAGAAGGCTCATATGGAAAG CTTTACAAAGGAAGATTAGAGAATGGGGCCCTAGTTGCTATTAGGTGTATGCCTTTGTCAAAGAAATATTCAATTCGAAATCTTAAACTCAGGTTGGACCTGCTTGCAAAGCTTCGTCACCCACATTTGGTATGCCTTTTGGGGCATTGTGTTGATGTTGGTGGAAGAGATGATTTCAGCACGAATAAAATCTTTCTTATATCTGAATATCTTCCCAGTGGGAGCTTTTGTACTCATCTTGCAG AGAATAGCCATGGAAAGGTTTTCAATTGGTCAGAAAGATTGGCAATTCTAATCAGTATTGCCAAGGCTGTGCATTTCCTCCATACTGGAATTATTCCTGGCTTCTTCCACAATCGACTGAAGACAAATAATATCCTGCTCAATGAGCATGGGATGGCAAAGTTGAGTGACTATGGATTGTCCATTATCTCAGAAGAAACTGACAAATGTGGG GCAAAAGTAGAAGGCTATAAATCAtg GCAAATGAAAAACTTAGAGGATGATGTTTGTTGCTTTGGATTCATATTACTTGAGGCACTTGTTGGACCTTCAGTATGTGCTAGAAGAGACGCACTCTTGCTAAATGAAATA GCTTCTATTAACTCCCTGGATGGCCAGAAACGAATAATTGACCCAATTGTGCAAGCCACTTGCTCACAAGAATCTTTATCAATTGTGCTTTCCATAATGAGCAAATGTATTTCTCTCGAGTCATGTAGCCGTCCCTCTATTGAGGATGTACTTTGGAACTTACAGTATGCAGCTCAAATCCAGGTAACTGTTAGTGGTGATCATAGATTTGACACTGCATCGCCTCAATGA
- the LOC115963538 gene encoding probable inactive leucine-rich repeat receptor-like protein kinase At3g03770 isoform X2: MGWCCLFLLFCFTWSFFVLGTYPLQSSQTQVLQQLRKHLEYPNQLEIWNNRSIDFCYLSSFPQVNITCQDNFVTELRIVGDKTAKVSDFHGFAIPKQTLSENFSLDSFVATLARLTNLRVLSLVSLGIWGPLPDKIHRLSSLEYLDLSSNFLFGSVPPKISTMVKLQTLKLDDNFFNDTVPNWFDSLSNLTILSLRNNQLKGQFPSSILSITTLTDLIMSSNGMSGKLPHLSSLTSLHVLDLSANKLDSVLPKMPKGVVMVILSNNSFFGEIPPQYGQLSQLQHLDLSFNVLRGKPPHAVFSLPTINFLDIASNMLSGSLPDHLSCGSKLEFIDISNNKLMGGLPSCFSTNSDKRIVEVDGNCLSFNTRHQHVESYCMEVYMKKQSKGKNIGILAGLIIGVFILMMLLAYGFLILWRIYCPRGISEQHLLHKTVQDSSAAGFSSELLASARFLSEAAKFGTSSLPVCRSYTFEELKEATNNFDNSAFMGEGSYGKLYKGRLENGALVAIRCMPLSKKYSIRNLKLRLDLLAKLRHPHLVCLLGHCVDVGGRDDFSTNKIFLISEYLPSGSFCTHLAENSHGKVFNWSERLAILISIAKAVHFLHTGIIPGFFHNRLKTNNILLNEHGMAKLSDYGLSIISEETDKCGAKVEGYKSWQMKNLEDDVCCFGFILLEALVGPSVCARRDALLLNEIASINSLDGQKRIIDPIVQATCSQESLSIVLSIMSKCISLESCSRPSIEDVLWNLQYAAQIQGTVSGDHRFDAASPQ; the protein is encoded by the exons ATGGGGTGGTGTTGCTTGTTTTTGCTTTTCTGTTTTACATGGAGTTTCTTTGTTCTTGGTACTTATCCATTACAGTCTTCTCAAACCCAAGTACTTCAGCAGCTTAGAAAGCACTTGGAGTACCCAAATCAATTGGAGATTTGGAATAATCGTAGCATAGatttttgctatttatcttCATTTCCACAAGTAAATATCACATGCCAAGACAACTTTGTCACAGAACTCAGAATTGTAGGTGACAAGACTGCCAAAGTTAGTGACTTTCATGGGTTTGCAATTCCAAAACAAACTTTATCAGAAAACTTCTCTTTGGATTCTTTTGTGGCCACCCTGGCAAGGCTAACCAATTTGAGAGTTCTTAGTTTGGTATCTTTGGGCATTTGGGGTCCACTTCCAGACAAAATTCATAGACTTTCTTCACttgaatatctggatttgagttcaaattttctttttggttcaGTTCCTCCTAAGATATCTACAATGGTGAAGCTTCAAACTCTTAAACTAGATGACAACTTTTTTAATGATACTGTCCCCAATTGGTTTGATTCATTGTCCAATCTGACAATTCTAAGCTTGAGGAACAACCAGTTGAAAGGTCAATTTCCATCTTCAATTCTAAGTATCACCACTCTCACTGATCTTATTATGTCTAGCAATGGCATGTCTGGGAAATTACCACATCTTAGTAGCTTAACTAGCTTACATGTGTTGGATTTGAGTGCCAACAAGTTAGATTCTGTGCTACCAAAAATGCCTAAAGGAGTGGTCATGGTTATCCTTAGCAACAACTCCTTCTTTGGTGAGATTCCTCCGCAATATGGCCAATTAAGTCAGCTTCAACACCTTGACTTGTCATTCAATGTACTTAGAGGCAAACCTCCTCATGCAGTTTTCTCTTTGCCTACTATCAATTTCTTGGATATAGCATCAAACATGTTAAGTGGGTCACTTCCGGACCATCTAAGCTGTGGAAGCAAACTTGAGTTCATTGATATATCTAATAATAAGTTAATGGGGGGATTGCCTTCTTGTTTTAGCACTAATTCAGACAAGAGAATTGTTGAGGTTGATGGGAATTGCTTATCCTTTAATACAAGGCATCAGCATGTTGAATCATACTGTATGGAAGTCTACATGAAGAAACAATCCAAAGGCAAAAATATAGGAATTTTAGCGGGCTTAATTATAGGAGTCTTCATACTTATGATGCTTCTGGCTTATGGATTTCTCATTTTGTGGAGAATATATTGCCCTAGAGGGATATCAGAACAACATTTATTGCATAAAACAGTGCAAGATAGCTCTGCAGCTGGGTTCTCCTCTGAGCTTCTAGCAAGTGCAA gATTTCTTTCTGAAGCTGCAAAGTTCGGCACGTCAAGTCTTCCAGTGTGTCGGTCTTATACTTTCGAAGAGTTAAAAGAAGCTACAAACAACTTTGATAATTCTGCCTTTATGGGAGAAGGCTCATATGGAAAG CTTTACAAAGGAAGATTAGAGAATGGGGCCCTAGTTGCTATTAGGTGTATGCCTTTGTCAAAGAAATATTCAATTCGAAATCTTAAACTCAGGTTGGACCTGCTTGCAAAGCTTCGTCACCCACATTTGGTATGCCTTTTGGGGCATTGTGTTGATGTTGGTGGAAGAGATGATTTCAGCACGAATAAAATCTTTCTTATATCTGAATATCTTCCCAGTGGGAGCTTTTGTACTCATCTTGCAG AGAATAGCCATGGAAAGGTTTTCAATTGGTCAGAAAGATTGGCAATTCTAATCAGTATTGCCAAGGCTGTGCATTTCCTCCATACTGGAATTATTCCTGGCTTCTTCCACAATCGACTGAAGACAAATAATATCCTGCTCAATGAGCATGGGATGGCAAAGTTGAGTGACTATGGATTGTCCATTATCTCAGAAGAAACTGACAAATGTGGG GCAAAAGTAGAAGGCTATAAATCAtg GCAAATGAAAAACTTAGAGGATGATGTTTGTTGCTTTGGATTCATATTACTTGAGGCACTTGTTGGACCTTCAGTATGTGCTAGAAGAGACGCACTCTTGCTAAATGAAATA GCTTCTATTAACTCCCTGGATGGCCAGAAACGAATAATTGACCCAATTGTGCAAGCCACTTGCTCACAAGAATCTTTATCAATTGTGCTTTCCATAATGAGCAAATGTATTTCTCTCGAGTCATGTAGCCGTCCCTCTATTGAGGATGTACTTTGGAACTTACAGTATGCAGCTCAAATCCAG